A window from Vulcanimicrobium alpinum encodes these proteins:
- a CDS encoding ATP-binding protein: MKLLALRIDGFGRLAGHEVTFAPGLNVVSGPNEAGKSTLAAAIIASLYGLQRGEKERWRPWRGEPFAAVLRYETADGARWEVHRAFDRDTKGVRIYDADGNDAAARVGSGRSLVPGDAHLRIPLEVFMQTACVRQRAIALDGDAAGAVSTALAQALDGGPKEDAAIGAIARLDLAVRKHVGTQRAHKNAPLRALRDEEERRRGEAADARAALESLAELRDRIAAARAERDDALAAAAQCERDVRALRAAHLRARSAALREHHDELAGLQQARAAYDDVADFDVERLHALDDAYYSWRSAESVAEAAERDLIAERPQPGELEELEARRADAGTFDDDAFEALRLTGIQADAARAKAAAAASDAAAARRAGDGGGPAAGAVVAAALAAFAVDVGVAIAHWWVWTAVIAAFVAVLGFAAVANARSRARRRRSADALQRLADDALAEEARTAAALARVLEPLRITRVDELARRRVRYLLLAGRETARRKAEVRAATARSAADGEAARFDAIAGALAPDGGGTRDERREHATRRAARRRKRDGLDASLAMLAVRRDDILQGDDEFALQAEYEALVASGVDPAPRDDQLAMRRLERQRTEAEALAHEADLRVHALMGQLQHAERAVRDVAELDEELAAVQARIAELEAFRRAVELARATIETRKDEAHRLFARRLEQYSAEAVGAITGARYGEIRLDPATLAIRVRVPETGAIEDLAHLSAGTTDQIALVVRLATARMFAEGLETPPLLLDDPFAFWDAERIARCLPLLVHAAHDAQIVLFTASDELAREAERAGAHRVDLAARALAAPSG, translated from the coding sequence GTGAAACTTCTCGCGCTACGGATCGATGGGTTCGGGCGGCTCGCCGGACACGAGGTCACGTTCGCCCCCGGGCTCAATGTGGTGAGCGGTCCCAACGAAGCCGGCAAGTCGACGCTCGCGGCGGCGATCATCGCGTCGCTCTACGGTCTGCAGCGCGGCGAGAAAGAACGTTGGCGGCCGTGGCGCGGCGAGCCGTTCGCTGCCGTGCTGCGCTACGAGACCGCCGACGGTGCGCGCTGGGAAGTTCATCGCGCGTTCGATCGCGACACGAAGGGCGTGCGCATCTACGACGCCGACGGCAACGACGCGGCGGCGCGCGTCGGCTCCGGCAGATCGCTCGTCCCCGGCGACGCGCACCTGCGTATTCCGCTCGAGGTCTTCATGCAGACGGCGTGCGTGCGCCAGCGCGCGATCGCGCTCGACGGCGACGCGGCGGGCGCGGTCTCGACCGCACTCGCGCAGGCGCTCGACGGCGGGCCGAAAGAAGACGCCGCGATCGGCGCGATCGCGCGGCTCGATCTCGCCGTGCGCAAGCACGTCGGGACGCAGCGCGCGCACAAGAACGCGCCGCTGCGCGCGCTTCGCGACGAAGAAGAGCGGCGCCGCGGCGAAGCCGCCGACGCCCGCGCTGCGCTCGAGAGCCTGGCGGAACTGCGCGACCGCATCGCGGCGGCACGCGCGGAGCGCGACGACGCGCTCGCCGCGGCGGCGCAATGCGAACGCGACGTGCGTGCGCTGCGCGCCGCGCACCTGCGCGCGCGCAGCGCCGCACTGCGCGAGCATCACGACGAACTCGCCGGGCTCCAGCAAGCGCGCGCCGCGTACGACGACGTCGCGGACTTCGACGTCGAGCGCCTGCACGCGCTCGATGACGCGTATTATTCGTGGCGTTCCGCGGAGAGCGTCGCGGAGGCGGCCGAACGCGATCTGATCGCCGAACGGCCCCAACCCGGAGAACTCGAGGAGCTCGAGGCGCGGCGCGCCGACGCGGGAACGTTCGACGACGATGCGTTCGAGGCGCTGCGGCTGACGGGAATCCAAGCCGACGCCGCGCGCGCGAAGGCCGCAGCGGCGGCGAGCGACGCGGCGGCGGCGCGCCGCGCGGGCGACGGCGGCGGACCGGCCGCCGGCGCGGTCGTCGCGGCGGCGCTTGCGGCGTTCGCCGTCGATGTCGGTGTCGCGATCGCGCACTGGTGGGTGTGGACCGCGGTGATCGCCGCGTTCGTCGCCGTGCTCGGCTTCGCCGCGGTTGCGAACGCGCGCAGCCGCGCGCGGCGGCGCCGCTCCGCCGACGCACTGCAGCGGCTCGCCGACGACGCGCTGGCGGAAGAAGCGCGCACCGCGGCGGCGCTCGCGCGCGTCCTCGAGCCGCTGCGGATCACCCGCGTCGACGAGCTCGCACGCCGCCGCGTGCGTTATCTGCTGCTGGCCGGGCGCGAGACGGCGCGGCGCAAGGCCGAAGTGCGCGCCGCGACCGCGCGCAGCGCCGCCGACGGCGAGGCTGCGCGCTTCGACGCGATCGCAGGCGCGCTGGCCCCCGACGGCGGCGGGACGCGCGACGAACGCCGCGAGCACGCGACACGCCGCGCGGCGCGCCGGCGCAAGCGCGACGGGCTCGACGCCAGCCTGGCGATGCTCGCCGTCCGCCGCGACGACATCCTGCAGGGCGACGACGAGTTCGCGCTGCAGGCGGAGTACGAGGCGCTCGTCGCCTCCGGCGTCGACCCGGCACCGCGCGACGATCAGCTCGCGATGCGCCGGCTCGAACGTCAGCGTACCGAAGCGGAAGCGCTCGCGCACGAAGCCGACCTGCGGGTTCACGCGCTGATGGGACAACTCCAGCACGCCGAACGCGCCGTCCGCGACGTTGCCGAACTCGACGAAGAACTCGCCGCCGTGCAGGCGCGGATCGCCGAACTCGAAGCGTTCCGGCGTGCGGTCGAACTCGCGCGCGCGACGATCGAGACGCGCAAGGACGAAGCGCACCGGCTCTTCGCACGCCGGCTCGAGCAGTACAGCGCCGAAGCGGTCGGCGCGATCACCGGCGCGCGCTACGGCGAGATCCGGCTCGATCCGGCGACGCTCGCGATCCGCGTGCGCGTGCCGGAGACCGGCGCGATCGAAGACCTGGCGCACCTCTCGGCCGGCACGACCGATCAGATCGCGCTGGTGGTGCGGCTCGCCACGGCGCGGATGTTCGCCGAAGGACTCGAAACGCCGCCGCTGCTCCTCGACGATCCG
- a CDS encoding metallophosphoesterase family protein, whose product MSVTIVHAADVHLETVFTGVRGGTRRRAALADAFTRVVDLALERRADALTIGGDLYEAERAGPQTARFICAQFARFGGPVLVAPGNHDPYSPRALYARDDLPANVHVFAEPAWSAYPLAPDLTVYGFGHAPAEPGRPFAGARFERSGARIALVHGSDEERCPPGKRATAPFTVAEIRDAGATCALAGHYHGGAVVDDGGVPRLAYPGSPEPIKFGERGAHGALVVTVDGARVAIEAVELARTALRDVEVTLADAESEHAILAALEARLAGLGRDDCVRVRLRGTLAAGTRLDRDLLTARVAGALGGFELIDETIAADYAALAHQPNVRGRAIADLLARADAGDADARAALRCVVAAFDGAEIGP is encoded by the coding sequence GTGCACGCGGCCGACGTGCACCTGGAGACGGTCTTCACCGGCGTGCGCGGCGGGACGCGCCGACGCGCCGCGCTCGCCGATGCGTTCACGCGCGTCGTCGACCTCGCGCTCGAACGGCGCGCCGACGCGCTGACGATCGGCGGCGATCTCTACGAAGCCGAGCGCGCCGGCCCGCAAACCGCGCGCTTCATCTGCGCGCAGTTCGCGCGTTTCGGCGGTCCGGTGCTCGTCGCGCCGGGAAACCACGATCCGTATTCGCCGCGCGCGCTGTACGCGCGCGACGACCTGCCGGCCAACGTCCACGTCTTCGCCGAGCCGGCGTGGTCGGCGTATCCGCTCGCGCCGGATCTCACGGTGTACGGGTTCGGCCACGCGCCGGCCGAGCCGGGACGTCCGTTCGCGGGCGCGCGCTTCGAACGCAGCGGCGCGCGCATCGCGCTGGTGCACGGCAGCGACGAAGAGCGCTGTCCGCCCGGGAAGCGCGCGACCGCACCGTTCACGGTCGCCGAGATTCGCGACGCCGGCGCGACCTGCGCGCTCGCCGGACATTACCACGGCGGTGCCGTCGTCGACGACGGCGGCGTCCCCCGGCTCGCGTATCCCGGATCGCCCGAGCCGATCAAGTTCGGCGAGCGCGGCGCGCACGGCGCGCTCGTCGTCACCGTCGACGGCGCCCGGGTCGCGATCGAAGCGGTCGAACTGGCGCGCACCGCCCTGCGCGACGTCGAGGTGACGCTCGCGGACGCAGAGAGCGAGCACGCCATCCTCGCCGCGCTCGAAGCGCGGCTCGCGGGCTTGGGCCGGGACGACTGCGTGCGGGTGCGGCTGCGCGGAACGCTCGCGGCCGGGACGCGTCTGGACCGCGACCTGCTGACCGCACGCGTCGCCGGCGCGCTCGGCGGATTCGAACTCATCGACGAGACGATCGCCGCCGACTACGCGGCGCTCGCGCACCAGCCCAACGTGCGCGGCCGCGCGATCGCGGACTTGCTCGCGCGCGCCGATGCCGGCGACGCCGACGCGCGCGCGGCGCTGCGCTGCGTCGTCGCGGCGTTCGACGGCGCGGAGATCGGCCCGTGA